AAAAAAGAAAAGTTCGATTAAAAGAAATATTACCCCGTATTTATTTTAGCAGAACTAGTAGTTATCCACATTAAGAATAACACGAACCGAGCGAAAATCTTTTACATTCAAGAAGCTATTGTTAATTTTAACAATAGCTTCTTTTGTTTTTGCTAACGAGTGTTCCTTCGGAATTTTTACTAAAATATTTTTATGATATTGATTTCTAATTCGTGATACAGGTGGGAATTCTGGCCCTAAAACATGTTCTTTAAACACTTGCCTTAACGACGTAGCGTACCAATCTGCTGCGATTTCCACACGATTATAATCTTTATGTTTTAGCGTAATTTTAATTTGCTTATAAATTGGCGGGTATTTAAAATTATACCGCTCGTTCATTTGTTCTTTAAACATATCGATATAATTATTGGTAGACACCTGCTGTAAAATATTGTGGTACGGATTGTAAGTCTGTATTAAAACCTTACCGCGCTCCTCGGTCCGCCCTGCCCTACCGGACACTTGCAACATAAGTTGGAAACTACGCTCGTGCGCTCTAAAGTCAGGAAAATTAAGCATATTATCAGCATTCATAATACCAACTAGCTTTACATTTCTAAAATCTAAACCCTTAGTAAGCATTTGTGTACCAACCAAAATATCGATTTCTTGCTGTTCTAATGCCGTTATAATCTTCTCGTAACCATATTTACCACGCGTAGTATCCAAATCCATACGCGCCACCTTATGCTCCGGAAACAATACCTTTACCTCAGCTTCAATCTGTTCTGTTCCAAAACCTTTGTTATCAAGCTCTGGACTACCACAAGCCGCACATTTTCTAAGCATAGCAACAACATATCCACAATAATGACAACGTAATTGGTCTCGATATTGATGGTACGTTAAACTCACATCACAATTAGGACATTGCGGTGCCTCGCCACAAGTACTACACTCTACAATCGGCGAAAAGCCTCGACGGTTTTGAAACAAAATAATTTGATGCCCTTCCGCTAAGGTTTCTGTCATTTCAGCAATAAGTCTATCGCTAAAATGGCCTTTCATGCGCTTTTTCTTCTGCTTTTCTTTAATATCAACCAACTCCACTTCTGGCATCAATACATCATTAAAGCGATGCATAAGCTCTACAAAGCCATATTTGTTTTGCTGTGCATTAAAATAACTTTCTAAACTTGGTGTTGCCGAGCCTAAAAGTACTTTAGCTTTATGTAAATGCGCCAAAACTACAGCTGTGTCTCTTGCATGGTATCGTGGTGCCGGATCAAATTGTTTAAACGATTGCTCATGCTCTTCATCAACAATTATTAATCCTAAATTATCAA
The window above is part of the Algibacter sp. L3A6 genome. Proteins encoded here:
- the priA gene encoding primosomal protein N'; translated protein: MYYIDVIIPIPLQKLFTYSITASEFDFIEPGMRVAVPFGKSKIYTGIVYRVHHDAPTAYEAKEIQQILDESPVVNQKQLKLWEWISSYYMCTMGDVMRASLPNAFILESETVISKNNKTTIDESILKDDEFLVYEALNHQSSLKIQDISNILSKKNVLSVIKRLIEKEAISVEEEVYEKYKPKLVRYVKLHTFYSTEKEFHELMNDLSRAPKQRDVVMTLFSISAKTRKPVKVSELSEESGASTSIIKSLIDKSVLEEYFIQTDRVQYSGEENENSKKLNSYQETALSEIKETFEKHQVTLLHGVTSSGKTEVYVKLIEDMLNSGQQVLYLLPEIALTTQLVNRLQNYFGDQVAVFHSKYSSHERVEVWNQVLELSAKAKIVLGARSSIFLPFDNLGLIIVDEEHEQSFKQFDPAPRYHARDTAVVLAHLHKAKVLLGSATPSLESYFNAQQNKYGFVELMHRFNDVLMPEVELVDIKEKQKKKRMKGHFSDRLIAEMTETLAEGHQIILFQNRRGFSPIVECSTCGEAPQCPNCDVSLTYHQYRDQLRCHYCGYVVAMLRKCAACGSPELDNKGFGTEQIEAEVKVLFPEHKVARMDLDTTRGKYGYEKIITALEQQEIDILVGTQMLTKGLDFRNVKLVGIMNADNMLNFPDFRAHERSFQLMLQVSGRAGRTEERGKVLIQTYNPYHNILQQVSTNNYIDMFKEQMNERYNFKYPPIYKQIKITLKHKDYNRVEIAADWYATSLRQVFKEHVLGPEFPPVSRIRNQYHKNILVKIPKEHSLAKTKEAIVKINNSFLNVKDFRSVRVILNVDNY